The genomic stretch TGGAGCACGCCCTGGACTTGCTGCGCATGGCGGCCGGGGCGGCGCACGTGCTGTTCTATGAGAACGCGCCGGACCCGGAGGGGGTGCTGTGGTCGCGGCTTGCCGGCGAAGCACACGGCGCCGGATTGCAGGAATTACCGGGCGGAGAGGAGATGCGCCGCATCGGGTATGGCGGCGAGGCGGTAGCGTGGCGCAAGGTCCTGGAATCGGGCCGCACGGTCATGTTCGGCGCGGAACAGGCCACCGGCGAAGAACAGGCGTTCCTGGGCCGTTTGGGCGCGCGGAACGCGCTGTTGCTGCCGGTGGTGTGGGAGGGCGATTGGCGGGGTGTTCTGGCGTTCATCAACTGCCGGCAGCAGGACGGCTGGGGAACCGAGGAAGTGCGCGTGTTGCGGACGGCCGCGGAACTGCTGGGCGCGTTCAAGGAACGCGAGCGCACGGAGGAAGCGCTGCGCAAGGCGCATGAAGGCCTCGAACGCCGCGTGGCGGAACGCACGGCGGACCTGACCCTCGCCAACAAGCGGCTGGAAGAAGAAGTCGCGGACCGGCGCCGGGCTGAACGGGAAAAAGAGAAACTTGAGACCCAACTGCGCCAGGCGGAGAAGATGAAGGCCATAGGCACGCTGGCCGGCGGCATCGCGCACGACTTCAACAATATCCTCTCCTCGATTCTCGGATTCACGGAGATGACCCTTGTGAAATCCGACCCGGATTTTCCGTATCGCCGTTACTTGGAGGAAGTGTTCAAGGCGGGTAACCGCGCCAAGGAACTGGTGCGGCAAATCCTCGTGTTCAGCCGGCAAAGCGACGAAGACCGGGCGCCGGTAAACATGTACGAAGTGGTGGACGAAGCGATCGCCTTGTTCGGCCCCACGTTGCCGAAGACCATCGAATTGCACGTGAGTCTCGACCGCGAGTGTGGCCTGGTGCTGGCCGACCCCGTGCAAATACATCAGGTGGTCGTGAACCTGCTGACGAACGCGGAGCACGCCATGCGCGAGAAAGGCGGAGTGCTTACGGTGAGCGTAGAGTCCCTCCGCTTGGACGGGCCCGCCACCACGCCGCAGGGCATCCTGCTCCCCGGTTCCTATGTGGTGCTGACGGTGTCCGACAAGGGGCACGGTATCCCGCCGGAGGCGTTGAACCGCATTTTCGAACCGTTTTTCACCACAAAACCCGTTGGCGAAGGGACGGGAATGGGCCTGGCCATCGTACACGGGATCGTGACGTCGATGGGCGGGGTGATTACGACGGAAAGCGTCTGCGGGCACGGCGCGAAGTTCCGCGTCTACCTGCCACAGGTCCATCGCACGGTCTCTCCGCCGCCGCGCGATATCGGCGAAGATCTGGGCGGCTCCGAGCACATTCTCGTGGTCGACGACGAAGCACAACTGGTCAGCATGTGGACCGAGATGCTGCGCGCACTGGGGTATCAGGTTACCTCGTACACGAGCAGCGTAAGCGCGCTGCAGGATTTCGTTGACGGCCCCGAGCGGTTTCAACTCGCGCTGTTGGACCAAACCATGCCCGAATTGTCCGGAGCGGAACTGGCGCGGCGCATATTTGCCGTGAATCCTGAATTTCCGGTCATTCTTGCCACGGGTTTCAGCGAGTCCATATCCGAGGAAGAGGTGCAGGCCCTGGGCATCCGCGAACTCATTCTAAAGCCGATTATCACGAAGGACCTCGCACTTTCGATCCGCCGCGCGCTGGGCAATCCGGAGCCGGGACGCACCCCCAAGCAACCGGGCAGGACGTAGGCGGCGCCCGGCGGCCTATTCGACGGCCCGGCGATACCCGTCCAGCGC from Candidatus Hydrogenedentota bacterium encodes the following:
- a CDS encoding response regulator, whose translation is MQQKASNPDASGAAVALPASAGLGHERRDIWTIGVMLGVCWFLEVGGRVAVQTGHISGASRDIAGLLAMGVLGASFLYVFAMVRRLPPLVHGALLLGILCLVVFQLSDIADEFDAFRSIPWLRKENALHTIFENAIAGTGALLLIAGLYYALLELERGRRRLEAERARLAQNVAVREQVEAELEAARDRLEEEVTARTAELAQRNEQLHVELEERARTEMSLARRLRFEEGLAACSHTLQAETSKVGALEHALDLLRMAAGAAHVLFYENAPDPEGVLWSRLAGEAHGAGLQELPGGEEMRRIGYGGEAVAWRKVLESGRTVMFGAEQATGEEQAFLGRLGARNALLLPVVWEGDWRGVLAFINCRQQDGWGTEEVRVLRTAAELLGAFKERERTEEALRKAHEGLERRVAERTADLTLANKRLEEEVADRRRAEREKEKLETQLRQAEKMKAIGTLAGGIAHDFNNILSSILGFTEMTLVKSDPDFPYRRYLEEVFKAGNRAKELVRQILVFSRQSDEDRAPVNMYEVVDEAIALFGPTLPKTIELHVSLDRECGLVLADPVQIHQVVVNLLTNAEHAMREKGGVLTVSVESLRLDGPATTPQGILLPGSYVVLTVSDKGHGIPPEALNRIFEPFFTTKPVGEGTGMGLAIVHGIVTSMGGVITTESVCGHGAKFRVYLPQVHRTVSPPPRDIGEDLGGSEHILVVDDEAQLVSMWTEMLRALGYQVTSYTSSVSALQDFVDGPERFQLALLDQTMPELSGAELARRIFAVNPEFPVILATGFSESISEEEVQALGIRELILKPIITKDLALSIRRALGNPEPGRTPKQPGRT